The following are encoded together in the Malaya genurostris strain Urasoe2022 chromosome 3, Malgen_1.1, whole genome shotgun sequence genome:
- the LOC131439267 gene encoding aromatic-L-amino-acid decarboxylase, protein MDSKEFRRRGTEMVDYICNYLETLEQRRVTPSVEPGYLRHLLPDEAPENPEPWENIMMDVESKIMPGVTHWQHPRFHAYFPSGNSFPSILGDMLSDGIGCIGFSWAASPACTELETIVLDWLGKAIGLPDEFLALKPGSKGGGVIQTSASECVLVTLLAARAQAIKYLKHQHPFVEEGHLLSKLMAYCSKEAHSCVEKAAMICFVKLRILEPDEKCSLRADTLIKAMEEDEQQGLIPFFVSTTLGTTGSCAFDNIAEIGEALQRFPNVWMHVDAAYAGNAFICPELKYLLKGIEYADSFNTNPNKWLLTNFDCSTLWVRDKIRLTSALVVDPLYLKHGYSDSAIDYRHWGVPLSRRFRSLKLWFVLRSYGLVGLQSYIRHHIDLAKRFEKLVLKDNRFEVCNDVKLGLVCFRLKGTDRPNEKLLSCINASGKIHMVPASVNERYVIRFCAVAQNATVEDIDYAWDVITDFAAEILEKEQADEVTEIVDRRKTHTLAQKRSFFVRMVSDPKIYNPAINKAQTPRMSNELTSPSADGTVVTVNSPKTPGSASWISWPLAFLFANSEDGPKNDMPLRFRHLDTMVRLTASRRNSATGGGSSPSPEGENGIVLTKSPKRSPIMVRRRGTSPSPATTGNGASK, encoded by the exons CAAAATTATGCCGGGAGTGACGCACTGGCAGCACCCGCGGTTCCACGCATACTTTCCGTCGGGAAACTCCTTTCCCTCGATACTGGGCGACATGCTGAGCGATGGCATCGGATGTATCGGATTCTCGTGGGCAGCCAGCCCCGCCTGTACCGAGCTGGAAACAATCGTACTGGATTGGTTGG GCAAAGCCATAGGTCTGCCAGATGAGTTCCTCGCCCTGAAGCCGGGTAGCAAGGGTGGCGGTGTCATTCAG ACGTCCGCATCGGAATGCGTACTGGTGACACTGTTGGCTGCCCGGGCACAGGCCATCAAGTATCTTAAACACCAGCATCCGTTCGTCGAGGAAGGCCACCTGCTGTCAAAACTGATGGCTTACTGCTCGAAGGAGGCGCACAGTTGCGTCGAAAAGGCGGCCATGATCTGCTTCGTCAAGTTGCGGATCCTGGAACCGGACGAGAAATGTTCGCTTCGGGCGGATACGCTGATTAAG GCAATGGAAGAAGACGAACAGCAAGGATTGATTCCGTTTTTCGTATCCACAACACTGGGAACCACCGGATCCTGTGCATTTGATAACATCGCCGAGATTGGTGAAGCTCTTCAACGTTTTCCCAACGTTTGGATGCATGTCGATGCTGCCTATGCCGGGAATGCATTCATCTGTCCGGAGCTCAAGTATCTTCTGAAAGGAATCGAATATGCCGACTCGTTTAATACCAATCCGAACAAGTGGCTATTGACAAACTTTGATTGTTCCACGTTATGGGTTCGCGATAAAATTAGACTCACGTCCGCCCTGGTG gtTGATCCGTTATACTTGAAGCACGGATACTCCGACTCGGCCATCGATTATCGCCATTGGGGAGTACCGTTGAGTCGACGGTTCCGTTCGCTGAAGCTCTGGTTCGTACTGCGTAGCTACGGATTAGTCGGCCTGCAAAGTTACATCCGGCATCACATCGATTTGGCTAAACGATTCGAGAAGCTGGTGCTGAAGGATAATCGCTTCGAAGTCTGCAACGATGTCAAACTGGGACTGGTTTGTTTCAGGCTGAAGGGTACTGATCGACCTAATGAAAAATTGCTCAGCTGTATTAATGCTTCCGGCAAGATCCATATGGTGCCGGCCTCGGTGAACGAACGATACGTTATACGGTTCTGTGCCGTGGCTCAAAATGCAACCGTTGAAGATATTG ATTACGCCTGGGATGTAATTACGGATTTCGCTGCGgagattctggaaaaagaacaAGCGGATGAGGTTACTGAGATTGTGGATCGGCGCAAGACTCATACATTGGCCCAAAAGAGATCATTCTTCGTGCGTATGGTTAGCGATCCGAAGATTTACAATCCAGCCATAAATAAAGCGCAAACGCCCCGAATGTCAAATGAATTGACATCACCTTCAGCTGACGGTACGGTGGTTACCGTCAATTCACCCAA AACACCTGGATCGGCTTCCTGGATTAGCTGGCCATTGGCATTCTTGTTTGCGAATTCGGAGGATGGTCCAAAGAATGATATGCCATTGCG ATTCCGCCACTTGGATACGATGGTTAGGTTGACTGCTTCTCGTAGAAACTCGGCAACCGGTGGAGGTTCCTCTCCCTCACCGGAAGGAGAAAACGGTATCGTACTGACAAAGTCTCCCAAAAGATCTCCGATTATGGTACGACGGCGCGGTACATCGCCAAGCCCAGCTACGACCGGTAACGGAGCATCAAAGTGA
- the LOC131439270 gene encoding uncharacterized protein LOC131439270: MKAPYLQLLLAPVVVLIVTIVLGPSGTTSASHGEPGSDAQLDPMEFSYLSLWKYAEAECEKKGINGSEITTSWIGVRSCLRKKLDVVQFNLDALRLDLDTQQSILEKHCPNLSKATNCFGPFMKVVKSCVPEQNFEIFESLRGWFADVLAHICEDNGKNIKYDKAKHEKCANEMGAYIFECAAQNIIDKQYDDRKSFTEEDCSMLVRAKNCLVNKLNDCSVFSMVAQLFYEHFIRITSCKHNTEN, from the exons atgaaagctccgtACTTACAATTGCTGCTAGCACCGGTAGTCGTGTTGATTGTTACGATTGTCCTAGGTCCCAGTGGAACTACCAGTGCATCCCATGGTGAACCGGGATCCGATGCACAACTGGATCCGATGGAATTTTCTTACCTTTCCCTATGGAAATACGCCGAAGCGGAGTGCGAGAAAAAAGGAATCAACGGATCGGAGATCACGACTTCATGGATCGGGGTACGAAGTTGCCTACGGAAAAAGTTGGACGTAGTGCAGTTTAATTTGGATGCGTTGCGACTGGATTTGGATACTCAGCAGTCGATTCTGGAAAA gCACTGTCCTAACCTATCAAAAGCTACCAACTGTTTCGGTCCGTTCATGAAGGTCGTGAAATCGTGTGTGCCAGAGCAGAATTTCGAGATTTTTGAGTCATTGAGAGGATGGTTTGCCGATGTTTTGGCGCACATTTGCGAGGACAATGGAAAAAACATAA AGTATGACAAGGCCAAACACGAAAAGTGTGCTAACGAAATGGGTGCTTATATTTTTGAGTGTGCCGCACAAAACATAATTGATAAGCAGTACGACGATCGGAAATCATTCACCGAGGAGGATTGCAG CATGCTCGTACGAGCGAAGAATTGTCTGGTGAACAAACTCAACGATTGTTCCGTATTTTCCATGGTGGCACAACTGTTCTACGAACATTTCATTCGCATAACTTCGTGTAAACACAACACGGAAAACTGA